GCAAGATGAAACCCTAAGGGCGTATCTCAAAAGATTCAACCGAGTGGTCCTGGATGTGCCGGCCTGTGCACCCGAGACGAAGACTACAGCGTTCATGCAAGGGCTGTGGGAAGGGGATTTTTTCCGATCCTTGACTAAGAAATTGCCCGGGAGCTTCGAAGATCTCTTATCCCGAGCAGAGAAATACATTAATATGGAAGAAGCGCAAAATCAGAAGAGAGAGGCCTTGAAGAGATCAAGAGGAGATCGGGCTGTCAAACCCGAAGAAAGAGCCCCCAAGAAAAATGGCTCGGGACATTTCTCTCATGTGCCTTTGAGAATTGCCCGGGACCAAGAGGTTCAAGAATGCAGCTCGGATGTAGCCCCGCTCCCCAGTCCTGTGGCGAGAGCGTCGAAGCCAGAACAGAAGGGGTACTGCACCCTTCATAAAGATTGTTCCCATAACACCAATGAATGCCAGATCCTGAGGAAGAAATCCATTATGCACCCTATGCCAGCATCCCGTCCTCCTCGAGATAACTCTAGACAACCACCTTGGTTATCTAGACGTCTCGGACCGAATATTCCTCCAAAAGCAGTTGACCTCCGAGTGGAAGCAAGAGGGAAGAAACAAGTTCCCGAGGAGAAATGAATAGACAAGTTGAGAGGAAAGACCCTTCTCCAAGCCGAGGAGTAATAAAGATGATCTCGGGAGGGTCCACAGATGGTGATTCCAATCGAGCCCGGAAAGCAAGGAGTAAGAGGGAGTGTTTGGAGGTTGATGGAGGGAGGAGAGACGAGCCAGTCATAAGCTTTGGACCAGAGGACCTCAGAGGAGTTAGTCTACCTCACAATGACGTCTTGTCATTCAGGCCCGAGTGGCTAACTATGATGTTTGAGAGTATTTGTTGACAATGGCAGCTCGGTCAATGTCATCTTCAAGGAGCCACTGGTCCAAATGGATTTACATGGGAATCAGTTAGAGGCGGTTGAGACTGTCTTATTTGGTTTTGCTAGACATGATGTATACCCTGAGGGGGAAATCACTCTACCCCTGACCCTGGGCACAGAAGACCTGAGGAAGACAGTGATGACTGTTTTTACAGTGGTGGATGCCCCATCCTTGTACAACATCATATTGGGAAGGTCGGCCATGAATGAAATGAGAGCCGTGGCCTCCACTTATCACAAGAAAATCAAGTTTCCAGTGCGAGGACAGGTTGGAGAAGTTAAGGGAGATCAGCCCTCTTCTCGGAGGTGTTATGGGGAAACAGTCCGGGTAGATCAAAAGAAGGCAAGGAGGGAAGGGAAGGAGAGAGGATGTCAAGAGGGGGTCAAGGAGAGAGAGGTGCACTTTGTCGCTGAGGAAGAACAAGAAGAGGTGGAAATTGAGCCAGGAAAGCAGGTCCGGGTGGCCCGAAACATCTGCACGTCCACCCGGGTAAATCTCTTGCAATGTTTGAAAACTAACATCAGTGTTTTTGCCTGGTCTCAACAGGAATTGTCCGGGATCTCGCCCCAAGTGGCCGagcataaattaaatatcctCCCGGGATCCCGGCCCGTGAAGCAAAAAAAGAGACATTTTGGCCCCGAAAAAAATAAAGTAATTGAAGAGCAAGTGGGAGAGTTGCTAAGGGCCGGGCATATCAGGGAAGTCCAATTTCCTACCTGGCTGTCAAATGTGGTTCTCATCCCAAAATCTACTGGAAAATGGAGAATGTGTGTTGATTTCTGGGACTTGAATAAAGCATGCCCAAAAGATTGTTATCCACTCCCCCGAATCGATTAGCTGGTAGATTCCACTTCTGGATGCGAGTTATTAAGCTTTCTGGATGCATATCAGGGGTATCACCAAATCCCCTTTGCTCTGGAAGACCAAGATAAAGCAAGTTTTATTACCTCTGGGGGCACCTTTTGCTATGTCGTTATGCCTTTTGGCTTGAAAAATGCGGGGGCTATGTACCAACGCTTGATGAATATTGTCTTCCAAAAGCAAATAGGTCGGAATATTGAggtgtatgtggacgacattcTAATCAAAACCCTGGAAGTCTCCCACTTCATTGATGATTTAGCTGAAACTTTCACCACTTTAAAACAATATGGAATAAAGCTCAATCCGGGCAAGTGCGTGTTCGGGGTCAGGAGTggtaaatttttgggttttttgGTAACTGACAGGGGGATAGAGGTTAACCCTGAgaaaatcaaagcaataatggaCATGCCTTCACCTCAATCTGTCCGAGATGTGCAGAAATTAACCGGGAGGATTGCCTTCCTGTCGCGCTTGATTGCCCGATCTGCCCATCGGAGTTATCCATTCTTCCAAGTCCTACGGAAAGCGCAAAAATTTGGCTGGGACGACAAATGTGAACAAGCTTTTCAGGACTTGAAGAAGCACCTGGCCGATTTGCCTATTTTAGCCAAGCCCAAGCCCGGGGAAAAATTATGGGTCTATCTCTCCGCCACTGAAATTGCTGTTAGCTCTGTGCTCATCAAGGAAGGAGCCGATCAGAAACCAATATATTATGTCAGTCATGCCCTTCGAGGGGCAGAGTTAAAATACAGTGaattggagaaggtagcattaGCCTTGGTAATGACTGCTCGAAAGTTGAGGCCATATTTTCTCTCGCACCCCATTGTGGTCCTCACCAAATCTCCCCTCGGAAGAATCATAACTCACGCCGAAGTCTCCGGGAGAATGGTCAAATGGACTGTGGAGCTCGGGGAGTATGATATTGAATACAAACCCCGAGCTGCTATAAAAGCCCAGGCATTAACGGATTTCTTAACAGAAATGATTCAACCAGTCGAAGAAGAGGTATGGAGGGTGTTTGTTGATGGCGCATCAAACCTATCTGGATGTGGAGTGGGGGTTGTCCTAATCGCCCCATCAGAGGAGAAAATCAAGTTGGCTTTGAGGATTGATTCGAGGGTTACAAATAACGAAGCAAAGTATGAAGCTGTTTTGGCAGGGTTACAGGCTGCCCGGGAAGTTGGTACTTCCCGAGTCATTATCTATTCTGACTCCCGGTTGGTTACACAGCAGATCAAAGGGACGTATGAggccaaaaatgaaaaaaatgttcAAATATTTAAGGCTCATCACTGCTCGGACATCGTCTCTGACAGACTGGAGTATCGAGCAAATTCCCCGGGAGGAAAATGTAGAGGCCGATGCCTTTGCCAAATTGGCTGCTTCCATGACCGATATAGCTACTCGGGAGTTTCTCTGCTTTACCCGGTTAATGCTCTCTATTGATGAAGAAATACCCCCGGTCCAGAAAAGCTCATGGATGACTCCTATTGTGGAATACATAGTACATGAAAAGCTCCCAGAAGACCGAGCCCAGGCTGCGAAAATCAAAAAACAAGCGCCCAGGTTCATCTTTTTGAATAATGTTTTGTACAGGCGATCCTACCAGGGCCCATTACTCAAATGCTTGTCAGAAGACGAGATAGAGTATGTCCTCCGGGAAATACACGGAGGATGCTGTGGCGAACACCTCGGTGGAACAGCTCTGTCTCGAAAAACTATATTGGCCGGTTCTGGTGGCCTCAGATGAATCAAGATGCTGCCCTACTCGTCCGAAAGTGTCAGGGTTGCCAACACCATTCTAGTTTTCACCACTGCCCAGCTGCAAGTATGCAACCAATCTCCGCATCATGCCCTTTTGACCAGTGGGGTTTAGATATTGTGGGTCCTTTCCCCATAGCCCGAGCACAGAAAAAGTTCCTTCTGGTGGCTGTTGATTATTTCTCCAAGTGGGTAGAGGCCGAGCCATTAGCCAAGATCACCGAGGATGAAGTCATGAAATTTCTTTggaagaacattgtttgcagaTATGGCATCCCGAGGAAACTAATTTCAGATAATGGAAGGCAATTCCAGGGAAAAAAAATCACCTCCTGGTGTCAAGAAATGAAGATTATTCAATCTTTCACCTCAGTAGCTTACCCTCAGGCTAATGGCCAGACTGAAGTGACTAACAGGATCATTGTACAAGTATTGAAAGCCCGGCTCCATGGGAAAAGAAAAGATTGGGTGGAAGAGTTACCGAGTGTCTTATGGGCATACCGAACTACGCCTCGATCATCTACTCGAGAAACACCCTACAGCCTCTATGGATCAGAAGCAGTCCTGCCGGTGGAAATTGGGCAATCTTCTActcgggtagaatcttacctgAGTAACAATGATCAATCTCGGGCCATCGAACTTGATCTGGTTTTAGAAAAGAGAGACAGAGCTACCATTCGAATGGAGGCTTATCGCAGCCGGGTAATAAAATCTTATAATAAGCACGTTCGGACACGAGACTTTCAGATAGGGGACTTGGTTATGAAGAAAATCAAACCGGTGGGTGATGTAGGGAAATTAGAATCCCGGTGGGAAGGACCCTTCAAAATAATTCGAAGAATCAGCTCAGGTGCAGCTTACTATCTTGAAGTTTCTCAGGGACATTCTCTCAAGAGGCCATGGAATGCTTTTCATTTaaagaaatattatgtttaaaagcaCGTGTATCTATTATTTCTTCATCAAATAAAGAAATGGTTCAGGAAAATGTAcactaagtccagggacccgtaccctggccaaGGGACCCGCACCCTAGTCGtctactaagtccagggacccgtaccttggcctagggacccgcaccctggtcATCTACTAAGTCTATGGACCCAtaccctggcccagggacccgAACCTTGGTTATCTaccaagtccagggacccgtaccctggcccagggacccgcaccctggtcATCTaccaagtccagggacccgtaccctggcccaaaGACCCGCACCCTGGTCATCTacaaagtccagggacccgtaccctggcccagggacccgcGCCCTTGTAATCTACTAAGTCCAGGGTCCCGTACCCTGACCCAGGGACCCGAACCTTGATTATCTaccaagtccagggacccgtaccctggtcGTTTATGAATCCTAGGAAACCAGTCCAGTAATTTACACCTTGATTGCCCATCAAGATTAATTTCGTATCAAGCCCTCAGGTCTTTgctttgaaaaaatatattggTTGATAAAATTCAATTCAGAGTTAATACGGAGTTCAAGATAATTTACAATTCTGGAAATATTGGAAAGTAATTATCAAATGCGAGAAAAGATCTCATTCAAAGGGGAAATATTTACAAGGTGCCCGGGAACCCgggaataaaaaaaaaatcctagTCTACTCGGGGATCTTGCTCTTTGTTCTGCTCTTCCTCATCTGGGAGAGAGGCGGCTGCCTTCTCCAGATCTGGAAAGTCTTCCTGGTCGACTGGAACTAAGCCTGCCTCCTCGAATTGCTCCAGACACTTGTTGAAGCCCTGTTCGAAGTAGGGGAAGGCTTTATCAGCCAACATCTTCTTGAACTCTAGGGACTtcagaaaattggtcatttgTTCCTCCTGGGCAGTCTTCAGGAGGCTTATTATGATCTGAGATTCCTCAGCCTGGACGCGGGAAGACTCTGCCTCTGCCCTTGCTGCCTTCGCCTCCGCCCGGGCCTTAACAAGCTCCGCTTGAGCCAAGTCCATTTGCTGTTGCCAGCAGGCCTTCTCCCGAGCCAAGACATGCTCATGAAGCTCATTCAGACGACCAACCTCCTCTTGGAGTTTAGCATGCATCTCCCGAGCCGAGGTAGCCTGAGCATTTGCCCCCTTGGCCACATGAGCCACTCGCTCGTAGGAATGTATGAGCATCTGCAAGCCCTGAAAATATAAAAAGGTCAGAGAAGACAGTATAAAAGAATGCAATTTTATGGACTTACAGAGAAGGTCCGGGACACTCCTTCGCAGAGCAGCATATTGGGATGAATTCCCTGAAGGTGTATCACCTCGTCAGGGCGCAGAAGGCCCCGGATCATTTTGACAAGATCCGAGCTAATATCCTCCCCAAAGATATTGGGGACGACCCAGGGCCTTCCCCTGGAGGGACCGGCAGAAGGACCAGTCATAGGTGGAGACCGGGCAATCTCCTCAATCTCATCCTCTGCCACCATCGCTTCCGCGATCGGCTCCTGTGTGGCTTTCTTCTTTCGCCGATTTAGAGGAGCCGGGCCTTCCTCAGTAGCAGGGACGGTGGATTCTTCCCGGGGAAGGGCGGTTTCCTCCTGGGCCTCAGCCTCCACCTCAACTCGGCGTTCTTCGTTATCCCGGGCCTCAGCCGCCGCCCGGGCTTGGCGTTCTTCCTCCTCTTGAATTTTTCGGGCCCTCTTCTCAGCCCGGATCTTTTTCTGCTCAGCTTTTCTCCTAGCAACAGCCTCCTGAAAGC
The Primulina tabacum isolate GXHZ01 chromosome 9, ASM2559414v2, whole genome shotgun sequence DNA segment above includes these coding regions:
- the LOC142556947 gene encoding uncharacterized protein LOC142556947, translating into MAMLHCYGDQIKCKVFLTTLVDSSQRWFEGLTPQSINCFEDFQKVFLHQFSSSKKYKKTAFSLFEVKQRQDETLRAYLKRFNRVVLDVPACAPETKTTAFMQGLWEGDFFRSLTKKLPGSFEDLLSRAEKYINMEEAQNQKREALKRSRGDRAVKPEERAPKKNGSGHFSHVPLRIARDQEVQECSSDVAPLPSPVARASKPEQKGYCTLHKDCSHNTNECQILRKKSIMHPMPASRPPRDNSRQPPWLSRRLGPNIPPKAVDLRVEARGKKQVPEEK
- the LOC142556948 gene encoding uncharacterized protein LOC142556948, whose protein sequence is MNRQVERKDPSPSRGVIKMISGGSTDGDSNRARKARSKRECLEVDGGRRDEPVISFGPEDLRGVSLPHNDVFSVNVIFKEPLVQMDLHGNQLEAVETVLFGFARHDVYPEGEITLPLTLGTEDLRKTVMTVFTVVDAPSLYNIILGRSAMNEMRAVASTYHKKIKFPVRGQVGEVKGDQPSSRRCYGETVRVDQKKARREGKERGCQEGVKEREVHFVAEEEQEEVEIEPGKQGYHQIPFALEDQDKASFITSGGTFCYVVMPFGLKNAGAMYQRLMNIVFQKQIGRNIEVYVDDILIKTLEVSHFIDDLAETFTTLKQYGIKLNPGKCVFGVRSGKFLGFLVTDRGIEVNPEKIKAIMDMPSPQSVRDVQKLTGRIAFLSRLIARSAHRSYPFFQVLRKAQKFGWDDKCEQAFQDLKKHLADLPILAKPKPGEKLWVYLSATEIAVSSVLIKEGADQKPIYYVSHALRGAELKYSELEKVALALVMTARKLRPYFLSHPIVVLTKSPLGRIITHAEVSGRMVKWTVELGEYDIEYKPRAAIKAQALTDFLTEMIQPVEEEVWRVFVDGASNLSGCGVGVVLIAPSEEKIKLALRIDSRVTNNEAKYEAVLAGLQAAREVDWSIEQIPREENVEADAFAKLAASMTDIATREFLCFTRLMLSIDEEIPPVQKSSWMTPIVEYIVHEKLPEDRAQAAKIKKQAPRFIFLNNVLYRRSYQGPLLKCLSEDEIEYVLREIHGGCCGEHLGGTALSRKTILAGSGGLR